Proteins encoded in a region of the Synechococcus sp. BIOS-U3-1 genome:
- a CDS encoding DNA-directed RNA polymerase subunit beta' — translation MRWQPPKRSRPNQSTNTIFSAVMTSTPSKSRKSSKSSKAAKAAKAAAAAAKEARALAKTPPPFRNRVVDKKGLKQLVAWAFKHHGTAATSAMADQLKDLGFKYATQAAVSISVDDLKVPEAKQVLLGEAEELITATEESYRLGVITEVERHTKVIDTWTETNERLVDAVKKNFNQNDPLNSVWMMANSGARGNMSQVRQLVGMRGLMANPQGEIIDLPIRTNFREGLTVTEYVISSYGARKGLVDTALRTADSGYLTRRLVDVAQDVIVREDDCGTMRRIVVKAENGKFGNRLVGRLTADQVLSGEGEVLAERNTEIDPPLSQKFQKAGVEAVSVRSPLTCEANRSVCRKCYGWALAHNELVDLGEAVGIIAAQSIGEPGTQLTMRTFHTGGVSTAESGVVRSKVEGTVEFGAKARVRPYRTPHGVDAQQAEADFKLTINPSNKGKAQKIEITSGSLLFVDNGQEIASDVTVAQIAAGAVKKSVEKATKDVICDLAGQVSYDPTIQPREVTDRQGNITHKAQRLGRMWVLAGDVYNLPPNAQPVVTAGAQVIEAQVLAEASQASEYGGAVRLREALGDSREVQIVTTSMTLRDFKLQGESTHAGEIWNLEAKDGTRYRLNTIPGSKIGSGEVVAELNDDRFRTQTGGLVRFAPGLAIKKARSAKNGYEVNKGGTLLWIPQETHEINKDISLLMITDGQWIEAGTEVVKDIFSQTAGIVTVTQKNDILREIIVRSGSFHLCTEKKALERFTGDGVMVNPGESIAKGISTDAMVFVQTVETPEGSGLLLRPVEEYTIPNEAQLPDLGHVKQPNGPHLGLKATQRLSFKDNELVKSVEGVELLRTQLMLETFDTTPQMTVDVERVPDRRAKTIERLQLVILESILVRRDTISDSSHGSTHTELQIEDGQSIKAGEVVATTQILCKQEGVAQMPEATESEPVRRLIVERAEDTVTISTAAKPVVTVGQRIVDGDLLAEGQPADCCGEVEQVDAKAVTLRLGRPYMVSPDSLLHVRDGDLVQRGDGLALLVFERQKTGDIVQGLPRIEELLEARRPRESTILCKKPGTVEIKQGEDDETTVVTVIETDDAIGEYPILLGRNVMVNDGQQVTAGELLTDGPINPHELLECFFEDLRGRKPLMDAAQEAIANLQHRLVTEVQNVYKSQGVSIDDKHIEVIVRQMTSKVRVEDAGDTTLLPGELIELRQVEDTNQAMSITGGAPAEFTPVLLGITKASLNTDSFISAASFQETTRVLTEAAIEGKSDWLRGLKENVIIGRLIPAGTGFSGFEEELRAEAGPHPDILAEDPVGYRRMQNLRPDYTVDMPAAPIKDATAVLDDPSDADLEATRSRHGIEGGANFAAFARPDAENELKEEQVVDAEAVEGLQEEGLLSDD, via the coding sequence ATGCGGTGGCAGCCACCTAAACGATCAAGACCGAATCAGTCCACCAATACGATTTTCAGCGCTGTCATGACCTCCACTCCCTCCAAGTCCCGTAAGTCCTCCAAGTCCTCCAAGGCTGCCAAGGCCGCTAAGGCTGCCGCAGCAGCTGCTAAGGAGGCGCGTGCTTTGGCCAAAACCCCGCCACCCTTCCGCAATCGCGTGGTGGATAAGAAGGGCCTGAAACAGCTCGTTGCCTGGGCCTTCAAACATCACGGCACGGCGGCAACCTCCGCCATGGCAGACCAGCTCAAGGATCTGGGTTTCAAATACGCCACCCAGGCGGCAGTCTCGATCTCCGTTGATGACCTCAAAGTGCCTGAGGCAAAGCAGGTTCTTCTCGGCGAAGCAGAAGAGTTAATCACTGCCACAGAGGAGTCTTATCGCCTTGGTGTGATTACAGAGGTTGAGCGTCACACCAAGGTCATCGACACCTGGACGGAAACCAACGAGCGCCTGGTGGATGCGGTCAAGAAGAACTTCAACCAGAACGATCCACTCAATTCGGTGTGGATGATGGCCAACTCTGGTGCTCGGGGGAACATGTCCCAGGTGCGCCAGCTGGTCGGCATGCGCGGTCTGATGGCCAACCCTCAGGGGGAGATCATTGACCTTCCGATCCGCACCAACTTCCGTGAAGGCCTGACCGTCACTGAATACGTCATCTCCTCCTATGGCGCTCGCAAGGGCCTGGTAGATACGGCACTGCGAACGGCTGACTCCGGTTACCTCACAAGACGTCTGGTTGACGTCGCTCAGGACGTGATCGTGCGTGAGGACGATTGCGGCACGATGCGCCGGATCGTCGTCAAGGCTGAGAACGGTAAGTTCGGAAATCGGTTGGTGGGTCGTCTCACCGCTGATCAGGTGCTGTCTGGCGAAGGAGAGGTGCTTGCCGAGCGCAACACCGAAATCGATCCGCCCCTTTCTCAGAAGTTTCAGAAGGCCGGGGTTGAGGCGGTGAGTGTGCGTTCGCCTCTCACTTGTGAAGCCAACCGTTCGGTCTGCCGTAAGTGCTACGGATGGGCTCTGGCCCACAACGAACTCGTCGACCTCGGCGAAGCCGTCGGAATTATCGCCGCCCAATCGATTGGTGAGCCCGGAACGCAGCTCACCATGAGAACGTTCCACACCGGTGGTGTGTCAACGGCGGAATCTGGAGTGGTTCGCTCCAAGGTGGAGGGCACCGTTGAGTTCGGCGCCAAAGCACGCGTGCGTCCTTATCGCACTCCGCATGGTGTCGATGCCCAGCAGGCTGAGGCTGATTTCAAGCTCACCATCAATCCCTCTAACAAGGGCAAGGCTCAAAAGATCGAGATCACCAGCGGTTCGCTGTTGTTTGTGGACAACGGCCAGGAGATCGCTTCAGACGTGACCGTCGCTCAGATTGCCGCTGGTGCGGTCAAGAAGAGTGTTGAGAAGGCCACCAAGGATGTGATCTGCGATTTGGCTGGACAGGTCAGTTATGACCCCACCATTCAGCCCAGGGAAGTGACCGACCGTCAGGGCAACATCACGCACAAGGCACAACGTCTTGGAAGGATGTGGGTGCTGGCGGGGGATGTGTATAACCTCCCCCCCAATGCCCAGCCTGTGGTTACAGCTGGTGCTCAGGTCATTGAAGCCCAAGTTCTCGCAGAAGCCAGCCAGGCCAGTGAGTACGGCGGTGCCGTTCGCCTGCGCGAAGCCCTCGGTGATTCACGTGAGGTGCAGATTGTCACCACGTCGATGACACTGCGTGACTTCAAGCTGCAGGGTGAATCCACCCATGCTGGTGAGATCTGGAATCTGGAGGCCAAGGACGGCACCCGTTACCGCCTTAACACAATCCCTGGCAGCAAGATCGGTAGTGGCGAAGTTGTCGCTGAACTCAATGACGATCGATTCCGCACCCAGACCGGTGGACTAGTTCGCTTCGCTCCCGGCCTCGCCATCAAGAAGGCCCGATCTGCCAAAAACGGTTACGAGGTCAACAAGGGTGGAACTCTGCTCTGGATCCCTCAGGAAACGCATGAGATCAACAAGGACATTTCTCTGTTGATGATCACTGATGGTCAGTGGATTGAAGCAGGTACTGAAGTTGTCAAGGACATCTTCAGCCAGACAGCAGGCATCGTCACCGTTACTCAGAAAAACGACATCCTGCGCGAGATCATTGTGCGCAGCGGCAGCTTCCATCTCTGCACGGAGAAAAAAGCTCTCGAGCGTTTCACCGGCGACGGTGTGATGGTCAATCCCGGTGAATCGATTGCCAAGGGCATCAGCACCGATGCCATGGTGTTCGTGCAAACCGTCGAAACCCCAGAAGGCTCAGGTCTGCTGCTTCGCCCGGTTGAGGAATACACCATTCCTAACGAGGCACAGCTCCCTGATCTTGGACACGTCAAGCAGCCGAATGGTCCTCACCTCGGCTTAAAGGCAACCCAGCGCCTCTCGTTCAAAGACAACGAGCTGGTTAAGTCTGTCGAGGGTGTCGAGCTGCTTCGCACTCAGTTGATGCTTGAAACATTCGACACCACACCGCAGATGACTGTGGATGTGGAACGCGTGCCTGACAGGCGCGCCAAGACGATCGAGCGGCTTCAGCTGGTGATCCTGGAAAGCATTTTGGTCCGTCGTGACACGATTTCTGACTCCAGTCATGGTTCCACCCATACCGAACTCCAGATTGAGGACGGTCAGTCGATCAAAGCCGGCGAGGTGGTCGCCACCACTCAGATCCTCTGCAAGCAGGAGGGTGTGGCTCAGATGCCTGAAGCCACAGAAAGTGAGCCTGTGCGTCGCCTGATTGTGGAGCGCGCCGAAGACACCGTGACCATCAGTACGGCTGCCAAGCCTGTGGTCACTGTCGGTCAGCGCATTGTTGACGGTGATCTTCTCGCTGAAGGCCAGCCCGCTGATTGTTGTGGCGAGGTGGAACAGGTGGATGCCAAGGCGGTCACCCTTCGCCTGGGGCGTCCTTACATGGTTTCACCGGATTCGCTCCTGCACGTGCGCGATGGGGATCTGGTGCAGCGAGGTGACGGTCTTGCCTTGCTGGTGTTTGAACGTCAGAAGACCGGTGACATCGTTCAGGGTCTGCCCAGAATCGAGGAGCTGCTGGAAGCCCGACGCCCTCGGGAATCAACGATTCTCTGTAAGAAGCCCGGCACGGTTGAGATCAAGCAGGGCGAAGACGATGAAACGACTGTGGTGACAGTCATCGAGACCGATGATGCCATTGGGGAGTATCCAATTTTGCTCGGCCGCAATGTGATGGTCAACGATGGCCAACAGGTGACGGCTGGCGAGCTGCTGACGGACGGGCCGATCAACCCCCATGAACTGCTGGAGTGTTTCTTCGAAGATCTGCGCGGTCGCAAGCCGCTGATGGATGCTGCCCAGGAGGCAATCGCCAACCTGCAGCATCGTCTGGTGACTGAGGTTCAGAACGTCTACAAATCCCAGGGCGTGTCGATCGATGACAAGCACATCGAGGTGATTGTTCGTCAGATGACCAGCAAAGTGCGCGTCGAGGATGCGGGCGACACCACCTTGCTGCCGGGTGAGTTGATTGAGCTTCGCCAGGTGGAGGACACCAATCAGGCGATGTCCATCACCGGGGGAGCTCCGGCCGAATTCACTCCGGTTCTGCTGGGGATCACCAAAGCCTCCCTCAACACTGACAGCTTTATCTCAGCTGCCTCTTTCCAGGAGACGACACGCGTTCTGACCGAAGCCGCCATCGAGGGCAAGAGCGACTGGCTCCGTGGTCTCAAGGAGAACGTGATCATCGGACGCCTGATCCCTGCAGGCACCGGATTCAGTGGTTTCGAAGAGGAACTTCGTGCGGAAGCCGGGCCCCATCCCGACATCCTTGCCGAGGATCCCGTCGGTTACCGCCGTATGCAGAACCTTCGTCCGGACTACACCGTCGATATGCCTGCCGCTCCTATCAAAGATGCCACTGCGGTTCTCGATGACCCCAGCGATGCCGATCTGGAGGCCACCCGTAGCCGTCATGGCATTGAGGGTGGTGCCAACTTCGCTGCCTTTGCTCGCCCGGATGCTGAAAATGAGCTGAAAGAAGAGCAAGTGGTGGATGCCGAAGCCGTTGAGGGGCTTCAGGAGGAGGGGCTTCTCAGCGATGACTGA
- a CDS encoding DNA-directed RNA polymerase subunit gamma gives MTNSNLRTENHFDYVKITLASPDRVMEWGQRTLPNGQVVGEVTKPETINYRTLKPEMDGLFCEKIFGPSKDWECHCGKYKRVRHRGIVCERCGVEVTESRVRRHRMGFIKLAAPVSHVWYLKGIPSYVAILLDMPLRDVEQIVYFNCYVVLDAGDHKDLKYKQLLTEDEWLEIEDEIYAEDSEIENEPVVGIGAEALKQLLEDLTLNEVGEQLREDIASSKGQKRAKLIKRLRVIDNFIATNARPEWMVLDVIPVIPPDLRPMVQLDGGRFATSDLNDLYRRVINRNNRLARLQEILAPEIIVRNEKRMLQEAVDALIDNGRRGRTVVGANNRPLKSLSDIIEGKQGRFRQNLLGKRVDYSGRSVIVVGPKLKMHQCGLPKEMAIELFQPFVIHRLIRQNIVNNIKAAKKLIQRADDEVMQVLQEVIEGHPIMLNRAPTLHRLGIQAFEPKLVDGRAIQLHPLVCPAFNADFDGDQMAVHVPLAIEAQTEARMLMLASNNILSPATGEPIITPSQDMVLGTYYLTALQPQMTPVEFGDRSRTFSDLEDVIHALEDKHLGLHEWVWVRFNGEVEDDDERDEPVSSETLSDGTRLEQWTYRRDRFDEEGALISRYILTTVGRVVMNHTIIDAVAAT, from the coding sequence ATGACCAACAGCAACCTTCGGACCGAGAACCACTTCGACTACGTCAAGATCACACTTGCTTCACCTGATCGGGTGATGGAGTGGGGTCAGCGCACCCTGCCCAATGGCCAGGTGGTGGGCGAGGTGACCAAGCCTGAGACGATTAACTATCGAACCCTCAAGCCCGAGATGGACGGGCTGTTCTGCGAAAAGATCTTCGGCCCGTCCAAGGACTGGGAATGTCATTGCGGTAAGTACAAGCGGGTTCGTCACCGCGGCATCGTCTGTGAGCGTTGCGGTGTTGAGGTCACTGAAAGCCGGGTGCGCAGGCACCGCATGGGCTTCATCAAGCTCGCTGCTCCCGTCTCCCATGTCTGGTACCTCAAGGGCATCCCGAGTTATGTGGCCATCCTTCTGGATATGCCCCTGCGCGATGTGGAGCAGATTGTTTATTTCAACTGCTACGTGGTGCTGGATGCCGGTGACCACAAGGATCTGAAGTACAAACAGCTTCTTACAGAAGATGAGTGGCTGGAGATCGAGGATGAAATCTATGCCGAAGATTCCGAGATTGAGAATGAGCCCGTTGTGGGTATCGGCGCGGAAGCCCTGAAGCAGCTGCTGGAAGACCTCACCCTCAATGAGGTGGGTGAACAGCTGCGAGAGGACATCGCCAGTAGCAAGGGTCAGAAGCGCGCCAAACTAATCAAGCGCTTGCGCGTGATCGACAACTTCATCGCCACCAATGCCCGTCCGGAATGGATGGTGCTCGATGTCATTCCGGTGATTCCTCCTGATCTGCGCCCGATGGTGCAGCTGGATGGCGGTCGTTTCGCCACATCTGACCTCAATGACCTTTATCGCCGGGTCATCAACCGCAACAACCGACTTGCGCGTCTCCAGGAGATCCTCGCCCCTGAGATCATCGTCCGTAATGAAAAGCGGATGCTTCAGGAGGCTGTGGATGCCCTGATCGACAACGGTCGCCGCGGGCGCACTGTGGTTGGGGCCAACAATCGACCTCTCAAGTCACTCAGCGACATCATTGAGGGCAAGCAGGGTCGCTTCCGTCAGAACCTGCTCGGTAAACGTGTCGATTACTCCGGTCGTTCCGTGATCGTGGTGGGTCCGAAACTGAAGATGCATCAGTGCGGCCTTCCCAAGGAGATGGCGATCGAGCTGTTCCAGCCATTCGTGATCCATCGCCTGATCCGTCAAAACATTGTCAACAACATCAAGGCCGCCAAGAAGCTCATTCAGCGTGCCGATGACGAGGTGATGCAGGTGCTTCAGGAGGTGATCGAGGGGCATCCGATCATGCTTAACCGAGCTCCGACTCTGCACAGACTCGGTATTCAGGCTTTTGAGCCCAAACTGGTGGATGGTCGTGCCATCCAGCTCCACCCTCTCGTCTGTCCCGCGTTCAACGCTGACTTCGATGGCGACCAGATGGCTGTTCATGTGCCCCTGGCGATCGAAGCCCAAACCGAGGCTCGCATGTTGATGCTGGCCAGCAACAACATCCTTTCTCCAGCCACCGGCGAACCAATCATCACGCCCTCACAGGACATGGTGCTTGGTACGTACTACCTCACGGCTTTGCAACCCCAGATGACGCCGGTCGAATTCGGCGATCGCAGTCGCACGTTCTCTGATTTAGAGGATGTCATTCATGCCCTGGAAGACAAGCATCTGGGTCTGCATGAGTGGGTCTGGGTGCGCTTCAACGGTGAGGTCGAGGACGACGACGAGCGCGACGAGCCTGTGAGCTCCGAAACCCTCTCCGACGGCACCCGTCTTGAGCAATGGACTTACCGTCGCGACCGTTTTGATGAAGAGGGCGCTCTGATCAGCCGCTACATCCTCACAACCGTTGGTCGAGTCGTGATGAATCACACGATCATCGATGCGGTGGCAGCCACCTAA
- the rpoB gene encoding DNA-directed RNA polymerase subunit beta — protein MSSSAIQVAKTATYLPDLVEVQRASFKWFLERGLIEELESFSPITDYTGKLELHFVGSEYRLKRPRHDVEEAKRRDATFASQMYVTCRLVNKETGEIKEQEVFIGELPLMTERGTFIINGAERVIVNQIVRSPGVYFKDEMDKNGRRTYNASVIPNRGAWLKFETDKNDLLHVRVDKTRKINAHVLMRAMGLSDNDVIDKLRHPEYYKKSIEAANDEGISSEDQALLELYKKLRPGEPPSVSGGQQLLQTRFFDPKRYDLGRVGRYKINKKLRLTIPDSVRTLTHEDVLSTLDYLINLELDVGGASLDDIDHLGNRRVRSVGELLQNQVRVGLNRLERIIKERMTVGETDSLTPAQLVNPKPLVAAIKEFFGSSQLSQFMDQTNPLAELTHKRRISALGPGGLTRERAGFAVRDIHPSHYGRLCPIETPEGPNAGLINSLATHARVNEYGFIETPFWKVEDGRVLKQGDPIYLSADLEDECRVAPGDVATDSDGTILAELIPVRYRQDFEKVPPEQVDYVQLSPVQVISVATSLIPFLEHDDANRALMGSNMQRQAVPLLRPERPLVGTGLETQVARDSGMVPISRVNGTVTFVDATAIVVQDEEGLEHNHFLQKYQRSNQDTCLNQRPIVRQGDPVIVGQVLADGSACEGGEIALGQNVLIAYMPWEGYNYEDAILVSERLVNDDLYTSVHIEKYEIEARQTKLGPEEITREIPNVAEESLGNLDEMGIIRIGAFVESGDILVGKVTPKGESDQPPEEKLLRAIFGEKARDVRDNSLRVPSTERGRVVDVRIYTREQGDELPPGANMVVRVYVAQRRKIQVGDKMAGRHGNKGIISRILPREDMPYLPDGTPVDIVLNPLGVPSRMNVGQVFELLMGWAASNLDCRVKVVPFDEMYGPEMSQKTVETFLKTAAKQPGKEWIYNPDDPGKLQLIDGRTGEPFDQPVAVGYSHFLKLVHLVDDKIHARSTGPYSLVTQQPLGGKAQQGGQRLGEMEVWALEAYGAAYTLQELLTVKSDDMQGRNEALNAIVKGKPIPRPGTPESFKVLMRELQSLGLDIAVFTDEGKEVDLMQDVNPRRSTPSRPTYESLGVADYDED, from the coding sequence ATGAGCAGCAGCGCGATTCAGGTCGCCAAGACCGCCACCTATCTGCCCGATCTGGTGGAGGTACAGCGTGCCAGTTTCAAGTGGTTTCTTGAGAGAGGACTGATCGAGGAGCTTGAAAGCTTCTCGCCGATCACTGATTACACCGGCAAGCTCGAACTTCATTTCGTCGGTAGTGAGTATCGACTGAAGCGCCCTCGTCACGATGTGGAAGAGGCCAAGCGTCGTGATGCGACGTTTGCATCACAGATGTATGTCACCTGTCGGCTTGTCAATAAAGAGACCGGTGAGATCAAGGAACAGGAGGTGTTCATCGGCGAGCTGCCGTTGATGACGGAGCGGGGGACGTTCATCATCAACGGCGCAGAGCGCGTGATCGTCAACCAGATCGTGCGTAGCCCCGGGGTCTATTTCAAGGATGAAATGGACAAGAATGGACGTCGTACTTACAACGCCAGCGTTATTCCCAACCGCGGCGCCTGGCTGAAGTTCGAGACCGACAAAAACGATCTTTTGCATGTCCGCGTTGACAAGACCCGCAAAATCAACGCCCACGTGCTCATGCGTGCCATGGGCTTGTCGGACAACGATGTGATCGACAAGCTCCGTCACCCGGAGTACTACAAGAAGTCGATTGAAGCCGCTAATGACGAGGGCATCAGCTCCGAAGATCAGGCTTTGCTTGAGCTCTATAAAAAGCTGCGTCCCGGCGAGCCGCCATCAGTCAGTGGCGGTCAGCAGCTTCTCCAGACCCGTTTCTTTGATCCCAAGCGCTACGACCTCGGTCGTGTGGGTCGCTACAAAATTAATAAGAAACTCCGCCTTACCATCCCAGATTCCGTGCGCACCCTCACCCATGAGGATGTGCTGTCCACCCTTGATTACCTGATCAATCTTGAGCTGGATGTGGGCGGTGCCAGCCTTGATGACATCGATCACCTGGGTAATCGCCGGGTCCGCTCGGTCGGTGAGCTGCTTCAGAACCAGGTTCGTGTGGGTCTAAACCGCCTTGAGCGAATCATCAAGGAACGCATGACCGTCGGTGAGACCGACTCGCTGACCCCTGCCCAGCTGGTCAATCCCAAGCCGCTCGTCGCTGCCATTAAGGAGTTCTTCGGCTCCAGTCAGCTGAGTCAGTTCATGGATCAGACGAATCCATTGGCTGAACTCACGCACAAACGACGCATCTCAGCGCTTGGACCAGGTGGTCTGACTCGGGAGCGTGCGGGCTTTGCTGTGCGTGATATCCACCCGTCCCACTACGGCCGCCTCTGTCCGATTGAGACGCCCGAGGGTCCGAATGCCGGCCTGATCAATTCACTCGCCACCCATGCCCGGGTGAATGAATATGGCTTCATTGAAACCCCGTTCTGGAAAGTTGAAGATGGCCGGGTGCTCAAGCAGGGCGATCCGATCTATCTGTCAGCCGACCTTGAGGACGAATGTCGTGTCGCCCCTGGAGATGTGGCGACCGACAGCGATGGAACGATCCTCGCTGAACTGATCCCTGTCCGATACAGGCAGGATTTTGAAAAGGTCCCCCCCGAGCAGGTGGATTATGTGCAGCTTTCACCGGTACAGGTGATCTCCGTTGCCACCTCTTTGATCCCATTCCTGGAACACGACGACGCCAACCGCGCGCTGATGGGTTCCAACATGCAGCGTCAAGCTGTTCCGCTGTTGCGTCCGGAGCGTCCGCTTGTCGGAACTGGTCTGGAAACCCAGGTTGCTCGCGACTCGGGCATGGTCCCGATCTCCCGGGTGAACGGCACTGTCACCTTCGTTGACGCCACCGCGATCGTTGTGCAGGACGAGGAAGGTCTTGAACACAACCATTTCCTTCAGAAATACCAACGTTCCAATCAGGACACTTGTCTGAATCAGCGTCCGATTGTTCGCCAGGGAGACCCGGTGATTGTGGGCCAGGTTCTTGCCGATGGTTCCGCTTGTGAAGGCGGTGAGATCGCGCTCGGTCAGAACGTGCTGATCGCTTACATGCCATGGGAGGGCTACAACTACGAGGATGCCATCCTTGTCAGTGAGCGTCTGGTCAATGACGACCTCTACACCTCGGTCCATATCGAGAAGTACGAGATCGAGGCCCGTCAGACCAAGCTTGGGCCAGAGGAGATCACTCGAGAGATTCCCAACGTTGCAGAGGAAAGCCTTGGCAACCTCGATGAGATGGGCATCATTCGTATTGGTGCATTTGTTGAGAGCGGCGACATTCTTGTTGGCAAGGTGACGCCAAAGGGCGAATCCGATCAGCCACCAGAGGAGAAACTGCTGCGCGCGATTTTCGGTGAAAAAGCCCGTGACGTCCGTGACAATTCACTGAGGGTGCCAAGCACCGAGCGCGGACGCGTCGTGGATGTGCGCATCTACACCCGTGAACAAGGTGACGAGCTGCCCCCCGGCGCCAACATGGTGGTCCGCGTGTATGTGGCACAGCGCCGCAAGATCCAGGTTGGCGACAAGATGGCTGGCCGCCACGGCAATAAGGGAATCATTAGCCGCATTCTTCCTCGTGAGGACATGCCTTACCTCCCCGACGGCACTCCCGTGGACATCGTGCTCAACCCTCTGGGTGTTCCGAGCCGTATGAATGTCGGTCAGGTGTTCGAGTTGCTGATGGGTTGGGCCGCTTCCAATCTCGACTGCCGTGTGAAGGTCGTGCCCTTTGATGAGATGTATGGCCCTGAAATGTCCCAGAAAACTGTCGAAACCTTCCTGAAGACAGCGGCCAAACAGCCTGGTAAGGAATGGATCTACAACCCGGATGACCCCGGCAAACTTCAGCTGATTGATGGCCGCACCGGTGAGCCTTTTGATCAGCCAGTGGCGGTTGGGTATTCCCACTTCCTCAAGCTGGTTCACCTGGTGGACGACAAGATTCACGCCCGCTCGACTGGCCCTTACTCCCTCGTTACCCAGCAACCTCTGGGGGGCAAAGCGCAGCAGGGTGGTCAGCGTCTTGGAGAAATGGAGGTGTGGGCTCTCGAGGCTTACGGCGCCGCCTACACCCTTCAGGAGCTGCTCACTGTCAAGTCTGACGACATGCAGGGACGCAACGAGGCTCTCAACGCCATCGTTAAAGGCAAGCCGATCCCACGCCCGGGAACGCCGGAATCCTTCAAGGTGCTGATGCGCGAGCTCCAGTCGCTGGGTCTGGACATTGCCGTCTTCACCGATGAAGGCAAGGAAGTGGATCTGATGCAGGACGTGAACCCGCGTCGCAGCACTCCCAGCAGGCCCACCTATGAATCCTTGGGCGTCGCTGACTACGACGAGGACTGA
- a CDS encoding TatD family hydrolase — protein sequence MATPVLIDSHCHIVFRTFEEDLDAVAERWRGAGVKSLLHACVEPSEIPAIRSLADRFPEMRYSVGVHPLDTKHWSQDTIDVLRLAALDDSRVVAIGELGLDLFRDKNLDEQLAILRPQLDLAVELNLPVIIHCRDAAEPMLTELRSRRLEGRCPAGVMHCWGGTPEEMHQFLELGFYISFSGTVTFPKAVPTHDCAREVPQNRFLVETDCPFLAPVPRRGKRNEPAFVASVATRVAELREQSLEQVAQDSTANARRLFRLP from the coding sequence ATGGCCACTCCGGTGTTAATCGACAGTCACTGTCACATCGTCTTTCGAACCTTTGAAGAGGATCTCGATGCTGTAGCGGAGCGTTGGCGGGGTGCCGGTGTGAAGTCGCTTCTGCATGCCTGCGTTGAGCCGAGTGAAATTCCGGCCATCCGGTCGTTGGCTGATCGATTTCCGGAGATGCGTTACTCCGTTGGTGTTCATCCACTGGATACCAAGCACTGGAGCCAGGACACAATCGATGTCTTGCGCCTGGCAGCGCTCGATGACAGCCGGGTAGTGGCCATCGGTGAGCTCGGTCTGGATCTCTTCCGCGACAAGAATCTGGATGAACAGCTGGCGATCCTGCGGCCCCAGCTCGACCTTGCCGTGGAGCTCAACCTGCCGGTGATCATCCATTGCCGCGATGCGGCAGAGCCGATGTTGACCGAACTGCGTTCGCGAAGGCTGGAAGGACGTTGTCCTGCCGGCGTCATGCATTGTTGGGGAGGAACCCCCGAGGAGATGCATCAGTTTTTGGAGCTGGGTTTCTACATCAGCTTCAGTGGCACAGTGACGTTCCCCAAGGCAGTGCCGACTCATGACTGTGCGCGGGAGGTTCCTCAGAATCGATTCTTGGTGGAGACAGATTGTCCGTTCCTGGCGCCGGTACCTCGCCGTGGTAAGCGCAATGAGCCTGCATTTGTGGCTTCAGTGGCTACGCGTGTTGCCGAACTTCGCGAGCAGTCTCTCGAGCAGGTTGCTCAGGACAGCACTGCCAATGCAAGGCGTCTGTTCAGGCTTCCCTGA
- the rpsT gene encoding 30S ribosomal protein S20, whose amino-acid sequence MANNKSSKKRVEIAERNRLENKAYKSAMRTLMKRCMSACDAYTATPGDEAKAGVQTSMNAAFSKIDKAVKRGVLHRNTGAHQKARLTVAVKKAIDPVPAAG is encoded by the coding sequence GTGGCCAATAACAAGTCCTCAAAGAAGCGCGTTGAGATCGCTGAGCGCAATCGCCTTGAAAACAAGGCTTATAAATCGGCCATGCGCACGCTGATGAAGCGTTGTATGAGTGCCTGTGACGCTTACACCGCCACCCCTGGCGATGAGGCGAAAGCTGGTGTTCAAACCAGCATGAATGCTGCGTTCAGCAAGATCGATAAGGCTGTGAAGCGAGGTGTGCTGCACCGCAATACCGGCGCTCACCAGAAAGCCCGACTAACGGTTGCTGTGAAAAAAGCGATCGATCCAGTTCCCGCCGCGGGCTGA